CAGCTCGGCGTCGGGCCAGTCGAAGACGGCCGCGATCGGTTCCAGGGCCAGCGGGACATCCAGTTCGGGCCGCAACTGGGCGACGTTGCGGACGATCGCGTCCACCGCTTCCCGCGTCCGCGGGACGGGGAGCAGGTGCCCGGCCTCCACCCCGGCGGCCCGGACGAAGGCGATGTGCTCGCTGACCATCGGTGCTCCCAACGTCGCGGCGGCTGTCGCGAACTGCGTGATCCGTTGCGGATCGAGCCGTTCCGCTCCACCGAGGGACAGCCGCGTCCCGTGGGAGACGATCGGAACGCCCCGGGACATCAGGGGGAGCAGGGTCTCCGGGGCCGACGCGCCGATCCCCTCGGCGACCACCTCGACGAACCCGAGGCCGGGAAGAGCATCGACGAACCCGGCGATCTCGGGGCGCCATCCGATGCCGACTCCGGCCGGCGCGGTCACCCGCCGCACCCGCCGCCACCACCACAACTGCTGCCCCCGCCACAGCTGCTGCCCCCGCTGCAACTGCTGCCGCCGCTGCTACAACTGCTGCCCCCGCCTGTATCGGAGCCGGAGCCACCCGAGGCCGGCGCGGCGACCCGGGCCGCGGCCGCGAACTCCGGGTCCATCGAGTAGAGGGCACCGACCCCGAACAGCGCCACCGAGAGCCCGGCGCCGGATGCACCGTAGGTCGACCAGGCTGGGTGACTGGACGTCCGCAGATGGGCGTGGCCGCGGCGTTGACGCCGCATCAACGATCGACCCGCCGCCGTGGTTCTCGGCACGCGGATCAGGAGGATCAGGGTGACGGCGCCGAGCGCGATCATGACCATCACCAGGTGAGCGATCGGGTGACCTTCCGGTGCGGATGCGATCCGGGCCGCGCCGAGCGCCTCCAGTGCCATCAGGGGCACCACCACGATGCGGCATCCCAGCCGGGCACCGGCATCGGTCACCAGCCCGGCCGATCGCAGGAGGTCGCGGATCCGGTTCATCGCGGGAGTCAGTCGTGGATCGGCGGCCGCGGCCATGGTGCGCACGCCGTGCACGCAGACCTGTAGCACCGCCTGTTGCAGGTCGGACAGCGGGACCCGGCTGCTGCCGGCCTTGATGATCCTGCCCTTGCCGACCGGCTTCACCAGGTGCAGGGCCCGCAGGGCGGTCAGCGCGACGTAGAAGGCACGCACCCGCCCGTCCACCAGGTATCCGATCGCCTCCGGGTCGGTCCTCGCCTCCGCAGCGCGGCGGGAACCGCGGGTCAGCATTCTTCGCACCACGATCACCACCGCGACCGCGACGATCGCGGACACCAGATACTCGCGGAAGAAGTCGGCACCGGACACACCCCAGGTGTCCCCCGGGGCGGCCAACGGCCGGGCGGCTGCGGTGTTCATGGCCTTGTCCCTCCCTCGGCGCGGATCCCCGCCCGCGCTGCTCCGTCAGCTGGTGATCGCGCCCTGGGCGGCCGAGCCGACGAGCTTGGAGTACTTGGCCAGCACCCCCCGCTTGTACCGGTGCGGCAGGGGGACCCAACCCTCCCGCCGCGCGGCCAGCTCTGCCTCGTCGACCATCAGGTCGAGGGTGCGCCGGGCAATGTCGACCCGGATCCGGTCGCCGTCGCGGACGAACGCGATCGGGCCGCCGTCGACCGCCTCCGGTGCGATGTGCCCGATGCACAGGCCGGTCGTGCCGCCGGAGAACCGCCCGTCGGTCAGCAGCAGCACGTTCTGGCCGAGCCCGGCCCCCTTGATGGCCGCGGTGATGGCCAGCATCTCCCGCATGCCCGGCCCGCCCTTGGGCCCCTCGTACCGGATGACGATCACGTCACCGGCCGTCACCTCGCCGTTGGTCAGCGCGTCCATGGCCGATCGTTCCCGCTCGAAGACCCGGGCCGGGCCCTCGAAGGTGGCCAGGTCGAACCCAGCAGTCTTGACCACGGCCCCCTGCGGAGCCAGTGAGCCGCGCAGGATCGCGATGCCGCCGGTCTTGTGCAGGGGGTTGTCCAGCTTGCGCAGCACGTCGCCGTCCAGATCGGGCAGGGACAGGTCGGCCAGGTTCTCGGCCAGCGTCTTCCCGGTCACCGTCAAGGCGTCGCCGTGCAGCAACCCGGCGTCCAGCAGGGCTTTCATGATCACCGGGATACCGCCGACCCGGTCCATGTCGTTCATCACGTACCGCCCGAACGGCTTCAGGTCTCCCAGGTGCGGGACCCGGTCGGCGATCCGATTGAAATCGTCCAGGCTCAGGTCGACCTCGGCCTCGTGCGCGATGGCCAACAGGTGCAGCACCGCATTGGTGGAACCGCCCAGCGCCATGACGACGGAGATGGCGTTCTCGAACGCCTTCTTGGTCATGATGTCCCGGGCGGTCAGGCCGAGCCGGATCAGGTTGACGACGGCCTCGCCGGACCGGTGCGCGAAGTAGTCCCGACGGCGGTCGGCCGCCGGTGGCGCGGCCGAGCCGGGAAGCGACATGCCCAGCGCCTCCGCCGCCGACGCCATCGTGTTGGCCGTGTACATGCCGCCGCACGCACCCTCACCGGGACAGACCGCGCGCTCGATCCGGTCCAGGTCGCCCATGCTCATCTTGCCCGTCTTGCAGGCGCCGACCGCCTCGAAGGCATCGATCAGGGTGACGTTCTTCTCGGTTCCGTCCTCCAGCTTCACCCACCCCGGGGCGATGGTGCCCGCGTAGAGGAACACCGAGGCCAGGTCCAGCCGGGCGGCCGCCATCAGCATGCCCGGCAGGGACTTGTCGCAGCCGGCCAGCAGAACCGACCCGTCCAGCCGTTCGGCCTGCATGACGGTCTCGACCGAGTCGGCGATGACCTCCCGGGAGACCAGGGAGAAGTGCATACCCTCGTGGCCCATGGAGATCCCGTCCGAGACGGAGATGGTGCCGAACTGGAGCGGGTACCCGCCGCCGGCATGCACCCCTTCCTTCGACGCCTGCGCCAAGCGGTCCAACGACAGGTTGCACGGGGTGATCTCGTTCCAGGAGCTGCCGATGCCGATCTGCGGCTTGCCCCAATCCGCGTCGCCCATCCCGACCGCGCGGAGCATGCCGCGGGAGGCGGTGCTCTCGATGCCGTCGGTGACGTCGCGACTGCGGGGCTTCATGTCGGGTGTGCTCACGAGTGGAGCCTATCCGGGTCGCCTCACGTCAGCAGTTCACCCGCCCCGGCGGACGGTACGGCGTTCACCCGCGCGGGCGCGGTGAGCACGGCGCCCGCGCCGGCGACGATCACCAAGGCCATGGCGACCAGGTCACGCACGGTCAACGCCTGTCCGAGGATGAGGAACCCGGAGACGGCCGCGACGGCCGGGGCCAGAGCCAGCAGCACGGAGAAGGTCGAGGCCGACAAGGTGCGCAGCGCGAACAGCTCCAGGGTGTACGGGATCATCGAGGACAGCACGGCGACGGCCGCCCCTGGTCCGAAGACGTCGGGATGGAGCAGAACCGACCCGGCGGTGAGAAGCCCGAACGGGAGTATCAGCACCGCCGCGACCCCGAGGGACAGGGCCAGGCCGTCGGCCCCGGAGAAACGGGCACCGGTCCGTCCGCTGAGCAACACGTACGCGGCCCAGAACACGCCGGTTCCGAGGGCGAACAGCACACCGGGCAGGTTCAACCCGGTCAGTCCGTCACTGAGCAGCACCACGCCGGCCAGGGCCAGCCCGGCCCACAACCAGGAGATGAGCCGGCGATTGGTGATCACCGAGAGGGCCAGCGGTCCGAGTACCTCCAGGGTCACCGCGGCGCCGAGCGGGATCCGGTCGATGGCCTGGTAGAACAGGCCGTTCATGCCGGCCA
This window of the Nakamurella panacisegetis genome carries:
- a CDS encoding EamA family transporter, with protein sequence MELTAAGPTSKAKAGAIGLFLGGAFSVQFGAGVAVLLFPKAGPLGTVTLRLVVSAVLMLAVCRPSLRERNRGDWLTVLGFGAALAGMNGLFYQAIDRIPLGAAVTLEVLGPLALSVITNRRLISWLWAGLALAGVVLLSDGLTGLNLPGVLFALGTGVFWAAYVLLSGRTGARFSGADGLALSLGVAAVLILPFGLLTAGSVLLHPDVFGPGAAVAVLSSMIPYTLELFALRTLSASTFSVLLALAPAVAAVSGFLILGQALTVRDLVAMALVIVAGAGAVLTAPARVNAVPSAGAGELLT
- a CDS encoding TIGR04222 domain-containing membrane protein — encoded protein: MNTAAARPLAAPGDTWGVSGADFFREYLVSAIVAVAVVIVVRRMLTRGSRRAAEARTDPEAIGYLVDGRVRAFYVALTALRALHLVKPVGKGRIIKAGSSRVPLSDLQQAVLQVCVHGVRTMAAAADPRLTPAMNRIRDLLRSAGLVTDAGARLGCRIVVVPLMALEALGAARIASAPEGHPIAHLVMVMIALGAVTLILLIRVPRTTAAGRSLMRRQRRGHAHLRTSSHPAWSTYGASGAGLSVALFGVGALYSMDPEFAAAARVAAPASGGSGSDTGGGSSCSSGGSSCSGGSSCGGGSSCGGGGGCGG
- the ilvD gene encoding dihydroxy-acid dehydratase, with the protein product MKPRSRDVTDGIESTASRGMLRAVGMGDADWGKPQIGIGSSWNEITPCNLSLDRLAQASKEGVHAGGGYPLQFGTISVSDGISMGHEGMHFSLVSREVIADSVETVMQAERLDGSVLLAGCDKSLPGMLMAAARLDLASVFLYAGTIAPGWVKLEDGTEKNVTLIDAFEAVGACKTGKMSMGDLDRIERAVCPGEGACGGMYTANTMASAAEALGMSLPGSAAPPAADRRRDYFAHRSGEAVVNLIRLGLTARDIMTKKAFENAISVVMALGGSTNAVLHLLAIAHEAEVDLSLDDFNRIADRVPHLGDLKPFGRYVMNDMDRVGGIPVIMKALLDAGLLHGDALTVTGKTLAENLADLSLPDLDGDVLRKLDNPLHKTGGIAILRGSLAPQGAVVKTAGFDLATFEGPARVFERERSAMDALTNGEVTAGDVIVIRYEGPKGGPGMREMLAITAAIKGAGLGQNVLLLTDGRFSGGTTGLCIGHIAPEAVDGGPIAFVRDGDRIRVDIARRTLDLMVDEAELAARREGWVPLPHRYKRGVLAKYSKLVGSAAQGAITS